From a region of the Podarcis muralis chromosome 16, rPodMur119.hap1.1, whole genome shotgun sequence genome:
- the LOC114586377 gene encoding insulinoma-associated protein 1b-like, protein MPRGFLVKRTRREAPISYRIRTPQKEVDGGGVPSGLLLPGGALALPSSAPRKLPRAGGLPDCPAPGPGPLRLAGSAATLGSCLERGGLHSGSPAPGASAPTCASQALGTGSACAPSAKQPSALAPAKKAVGGGGAAPARGAVVLLGAFVCQLCQESYPGPLALAQHCCSRIARVEYRCHECSKAFSCPANLASHRRWHKPRGGGGGHAGGTTKENESPEPGNAPRGALPHPGAAEGSYCCSHCPKRFRRRAYLGKHLALHSAGGQVLSESQCLRGNLAPWPKKPF, encoded by the coding sequence ATGCCCCGGGGGTTCCTGGTGAAGAGGACGCGTCGAGAAGCGCCCATTTCCTACCGGATCCGGACCCCGCAGAAGGAGGTGGATGGCGGCGGGGTGCCGTCGGGCCTGCTGCTCCCCGGCGGGGCCTTGGCCTTGCCCTCCTCCGCCCCAAGGAAGCTGCCCCGGGCCGGGGGGCTGCCGGACTGCCCCGCCCCAGGGCCTGGCCCCCTGCGCCTGGCGGGAAGCGCCGCGACGCTGGGCAGCTGTCTGGAGCGAGGGGGCCTCCATTCGGGGTCGCCGGCCCCGGGCGCGTCCGCCCCGACGTGCGCCTCGCAGGCTCTGGGCACCGGGTCGGCCTGCGCGCCGTCGGCTAAGCAGCCCAGCGCCCTGGCGCCCGCGAAGAAGGCCGTCGGGGGTGGCGGCGCTGCCCCTGCCCGAGGGGCAGTGGTGCTGCTGGGCGCCTTCGTGTGCCAGCTGTGCCAGGAGTCCTACCCGGGCCCGCTGGCCCTGGCGCAACACTGCTGCTCCCGCATCGCCCGCGTCGAGTACCGCTGCCACGAGTGCAGCAAGGCCTTCAGCTGCCCGGCCAACCTGGCTTCCCACCGCCGCTGGCACAAGCCCCGGGGCGGAGGCGGCGGGCACGCGGGGGGCACCACCAAGGAGAACGAGAGCCCCGAGCCGGGCAACGCGCCCCGGGGGGCCCTGCCCCACCCCGGCGCCGCCGAAGGGAGCTACTGCTGCTCGCATTGCCCCAAGCGCTTCCGCCGCCGGGCCTACCTTGGCAAGCACTTGGCTCTGCACAGCGCCGGAGGGCAGGTGCTGTCCGAAAGCCAGTGCCTCCGCGGCAATCTCGCCCCTTGGCCCAAGAAACCCTTTTGA